The nucleotide sequence CGTTAATAATTATAAGTACTGTAATGCTGAGCAGAAAATGATCCAATGTCATACTTTATTACGATTTATTTAACGATTTATAAATTTGTTTTATCGAAATTATTTAATTCTATTTTAGAAAACCTTGTTTGTAAAGATCACCAATGACTTTACTGCTTACTGCTTTAACTACTTCGCCGGTGTTTTTTGGTTCAAAAGATTGTGATTTCGCGCTCCAGATAATTTTGCCATCAGTGGTTTCATAAAAATTTGTTCTCATATAAACAATTTTTTCTTCAGCTAAATAATCTGAGTTGAAGTAAAGCGGGGCAGTTGAAGCATAGAACCCATAGAAACCAACATAAACATGTCCTGAACCGCCAGAGTACAATGTTTTATCCGTTCCTTCACCGCCTTCAATAACTACCAGCACTGCATCGATATCCTTATCTCTAAAATATTTCTCGAATGTTTCTCTGTTAAACTCCTCGCCTTTGGGAAGTTCCTGCCATCCCAGCAGAACTTCGACATTATGATCTAACAATTGCGAACGGAACTCATTTTCATATACTTTTCTTTTCCATTCGACTTTCGCTAGACCGATTACCAGAATTTTGTTAAACTGCTTACCAGCAAAAGTTTCGTCAATATAAACGTCAGTAAGTTGAGTGGATGAACTGCAGCTAATAATTATTATAGTTAAAAAGCCAAGAGAAACTTTAATTAAAAATCTCATAAAATTAATAGACCTTTCTTTATTGTGTAGGCACTTTCGAAAAAATTTTTAGTCCGACTATTCCGACCACTATTAAAAAAATAAAAAATATTCTTAATAATTCTTTTGATTCATTAAACAGAATTATACCCAGAATAGCAGTTCCCACAGCACCAATTCCAGTCCAGATTGCATAAGCAGTTCCGATAGGAATAATTTTTATCGCATTCGATAGAAAATAAAAACTCAATATCATACCGATGATTGTGAAAACACTTGGGAGAAATTTTGTAAAACCATCAGTGTATTTCAATCCGATCGCCCAGCCGATTTCAAATAATCCGGCTATGAAGAGATAAATCCAGGCCATACAATTTGCTATTTTTGATTGTTTAAAATTAACTATCTGCGTTGTCAGATGCCATCTGAGTTGCCGATGTGAAGAAATCAACTGCACTTGTCAGAAGCTCGACAAACGTTTTGATGCCCACAAATATTAATATAATTGCCATATCTATCCGCACCGAAAAAGCTGAACCAATGATGCTTAAAAATCCTCCGAGAATAATTATAATATGCATTGGTATTATTCTGAAATAAGGTGCAAACATTACAGCACCAAGATTTGGAATTACTTCCTGTTGAGCCCGTATTGATTGAACGAATTCGATTAAATAGCTGATAAAAAAAACTAATGTCGTGTAAACAAGATAACTTAATCCGGAGTTTCCTGAATGTGTATTAGTGATTCCGGGAAATCCACCGAGGAACATTGCATAAACAAAATGGAAGAATCCATAATGAAATAAAAAGAAAATTGCTATTGAAACTTTAGTTGCTTTCATCGGAGATAATTCACTGCCAGCGCCTCGCTTTAATCCGGTTGTTGTGAACTCTTTTAGTGAAATAATTCTTATAAAATTAAAAACACCGATGATGACACTTTGTATCCAATAAATCCACAGAACTTCAACTGCACTCAGGTTATCCACAACCGCAAAAATGATTACGAGGAGATTTGAAAAGATTATCATCAGTGTAGATGTTTTACTGAAATCTACTTTCTTCCACGCATCAGATAATTTTATTTTCTGTTTCTTAACTTTCACAAATATTTTTTTTCGTTGTAATAATATATGGATTTGGCAAGATTATTCGTGATTTATGCTGAATTTATTTCAGCATCTTCTTCAAATATGTAAGTCTGATTCCGGATCAAGTCCTGAATGACAAATACAATTTATGTTTATCCAACATAAGCAATTTTCAGTTTCTTATGATCGAGAGCCTTTGCAAGAGCGAAATCTTCTTCTGTTATTTTTTCTTCATCACCGTAGTAATTGTGCTCAACGCTGTCTTTCATCAGGCTTGATTGAAGAACAGTTGAAGAAAGTACTTTAAGATTATCAACAACAAGATTTGTGTGATCGTTTGTATCCACTCTTCCGGTAACGAGATATGGACCCAGTGACAAAGTCAGTTCTGCGACACGGTAATAGACTTTCGGGAAGATAACAGCTTCAAAAGTACCGGTGAGATCTTCGAGCGAAAGGAATTTCATTATCTCACCGCTTTTTGTTTTAATTCTTTTTGAAGTCATATACCAGCCGATCATCTTCACTTTCCGTCCTTTGTTCTGCAGCATATCTTTCGCAGAAACAATTCCCTTCTGTTCTATCCATTCTTTGAAAAAATAAAGCGGATGACGTGTAACCATATAACCGAAAGCTTCGTATTCTTCTTTGCAGATGCCGGCAAGTGAGTAGTTTAAATCAGTTTTTACTTCTTCCTCCAAAGCAAAAGTTTCACTCAAGAAAAGATCGTTATAACTCTCCTCAATTATTTTTCGCCGATGAATGTAAATATCAAGCAGTCGAAGCAGTGTCGGTCGCGTTTGCTTGAAGCATCCCATTGCACCACATTTAATTAATAAAGCAGTTTCTTCGCAGCCAAGTTTTGTTCGGACAAGAAAATCTGCCAGTGAAACATAGTTGCCATTATGTTTTCTTTCCACAACAATTTTTTCAATTGCATTGTAAGAAAGATTTTTGATTGCCTTCAAACCAACACGAATTGTTCTTCCTTTCCCGGCATATTCTTTTTCACTTTCATTGACCGAAGGAAGTTCAATCTTCAAACCCAGACGTTTTGATTCTTCAACGTAAACTGCAGGTGAATAAAATCCTCCGCCGTTGTTGAGTACACTTGCCATAAACTCTGCAGGATAGTGAGCTTTGAGAAACGCTACCTGGTAAGAAAGCAATGCAAACGATGCACTGTGTGCTTTGCAGAAAGAATAACCTGCAAACGATTCAATCTGCCGCCAGAGTTCTTTGCTTTGGTAATCTGTCAATCCTTTTTCTTTACAGGAGATAAAAAATTTATCAACTATACGCTGCATTGCCTGGTGTGAGCGCATCTTCCCGCTCATTGCTCTGCGAAGTAAGTCTGCATCCTCAAGACTCAATCCTGCAATGTGATGAGCAACTTTAATTACATCTTCCTGGTAGATCATCACTCCGTAAGTTTCGCCGAGATAAATCTCCATTTCGGGGACAAGATATTTTCTTAGTGAAGGATCTTTGTGACGAGCGATAAACTCCTGCATCATTCCGCTTTCTGCAACACCGGGACGAATAACAGAACTTGCCGCTGTAAGCATCTCAAAAGTTTCAACATCAAGTCTGCGAAGAAGCGAACGCATTCCCGGCGATTCAATATAAAAGCAGCCGATAGTTTTTCCCGAGCGGATTAATTCCTTTGTTGCCGGATCGTTGAAGAGCATTTCAAAATTGAAGATGTCGAAATCAATATTGCCGGTGTGTTTTGGTATCGGCGGATAGAGAGTGTGTACTTTTGCCTGCCCGCGCCATTCAGGTGGAATTTGGTAAATTAGTAAATCTTCCATTTGTGAGCTGTTTTCAAACATATTATAGTGAACATTTGCCCACTAAAATATAATCTTTTAAAGTTTAAATGCAAGAGGAAATTTGATAGTTATGAGATCATTATTGCAGATAAAAAATTAAATGTGGTTGGAATTGATTCATCTAATTCTATTTCGAAACATTTTAAGAAAGTTTTTATAAAAGGATGTGTAATTTGGGAAATTTTAGTGTGACAAAAAGTGTTGAATTTTGTTTGTAATGAAAGAAAACAGTGAAAATTTCCAGAACTTGGTTTCAAGAATCATTACATAGAATAGTGCTAAAACGGCTCAGAATTACACAGTGATGGAAATTTGGTTTGGGAAATGAAACAGCGGATTAAAAATTGTTTAAACGTGTTTTAAAGGTTGTTTAAACTGTGAATTTGATTTTAATACGCAATTATTTTTAAACAAGGCTGTTTAAAAGTGGGAGAAAGAGAACAAAAAACTGTCACGGCTTTTTTGCATTTTTTGATGGTTTGGGTTTCCTAAAAGGGGGATTATCTTTTTTAAATCTATTTACTTTTGGGATACTAATATCAAACACTCTGGCTGCGAAAGTACAGTCCATTTTTTTATGCTGGCTTAAATACAGATGTATGAGCTTATCGATTGCATCTCTTCTTAAAGGAAGTCTGACTTTTGGGAACGCTTTTTTTATTTTAGAAAAATGTTCGTCCCCGATAAAAGCCTTAGCTTCCTCCATAAAATAGTTGAATTTAGATTTTCGGAGATATAACCCCGTCTTATGGTAAAGGTCAAATAGTATGAAATATTTTTTTGGGCCGACAATATCAAGAAGTTTACGGTTATCCTCGTCAAAATACTCTTTATAATTAGGAACATGCTGAAGGAGATCAAATCTCTTAAGACTCACATAATACATACGGTCTTTGTCAGGATCAACAATAAGATTGGGGATGAGCTTGAGTGTTTCTTCTATACTTGATTTCACGAATTAAACTTAATCATTTTTTTTTACATTGTAAATGGAATAATGTCAAGAGACAAATTATTTTTCATTTAAACTTTTATTCAATTGAGAGATTATGGAAAATAATAATTTAAGCTTTTTGAAAACGACACCTGACTTCATTAATTTCTTTAATAAGGAAGAGCAAGTGATGATTGGATTAGTTGGAGTCGATGGCTTTTTTAAACTTTACCACCGCTACTCAAA is from Ignavibacteriota bacterium and encodes:
- the sugE gene encoding quaternary ammonium compound efflux SMR transporter SugE; its protein translation is MAWIYLFIAGLFEIGWAIGLKYTDGFTKFLPSVFTIIGMILSFYFLSNAIKIIPIGTAYAIWTGIGAVGTAILGIILFNESKELLRIFFIFLIVVGIVGLKIFSKVPTQ